Proteins co-encoded in one Setaria viridis chromosome 9, Setaria_viridis_v4.0, whole genome shotgun sequence genomic window:
- the LOC117838608 gene encoding trihelix transcription factor GTL1 isoform X2 — MQQQQHGGGGGGGGGGGGGGPAQQFGAQQVEMPPPFSPAGGAGQRISLAEAPSPISSRPPAPAQQQYDELGVSSAGAGGFDAEGLAAAAAGEEGASGGSAGNRWPRQETLELLKIRSEMDAAFRDATLKGPLWEQVSRKLAEKGYTRSAKKCKEKFENVHKYYKRTKESRAGRNDGKTYRFFTQLEALHGTGGAAQAASFVPPATSVGLSSSGAARPSALRVPAEPPPAVAIGGAGMPMALGNQMSFSTSNTEDYSDEEDSDDEGTQELGGGADERGKRKRVSEGGAAAGGSGSGSGSGKMMRFFEGLMKQVMERQEAMQQRFLEAIEKREQDRMIREEAWRRQEMTRLAREQEILAQERAMAASRDAAVLSFIQKITGQTIPMPSIAAPTINAMPPPSHPRPPPPQPHPTPIASASPAATPAPAQPPASQPPPAQQPQPSLPPQRSPMPATPQTPAPPQQQSTDIVMTPAETAAHADTPGYDGSGGGATSSRWPKAEVHALIQLRSNLDTRYQEAGPKGPLWEEISAGMRRLGYNRNAKRCKEKWENINKYFKKVKESNKKRPEDSKTCPYFHQLDALYRNKAALSSSGAGAGPAAVHASSAPSTQAPETVKVTAAAPISQTPPPPTLPSQSSQHAAKNGGGSNAAAGSGNGNGGGASEHGASGGGSGGMQAQASNGSVAASRFFGDGGGGGSASAAKKRTS, encoded by the exons atgcagcagcagcagcacgggggagggggaggaggaggaggaggcggcggcggtggaggtccGGCGCAACAGTTCGGCGCGCAGCAGGTGGAGATGCCGCCGCCAttctcgccggccggcggcgccgggcagcGGATCTCGCTGGCCGAGGCGCCGTCACCCATCAGCAGCcggccgcctgcgccggcgcAGCAGCAGTACGACGAGCTCGGCGTatccagcgccggcgccgggggctTCGACGCCGAGGGCCtggcggccgctgccgccggcgaggagggcgcCAGCGGCGGCTCCGCGGGCAACCGGTGGCCGCGGCAGGAGACGCTGGAGCTGCTCAAGATCCGGTCGGAGATGGACGCCGCCTTCCGGGACGCCACCCTCAAGGGCCCCCTCTGGGAGCAGGTCTCTAG GAAGCTGGCCGAGAAGGGGTACACCCGGAGCGCCAAGAAGTGCAAGGAGAAGTTCGAGAACGTGCACAAGTACTACAAGCGCACCAAGGAGAGCCGCGCCGGCCGGAACGACGGCAAGACGTACCGCTTCTTCACGCAGCTCGAGGCGCTGCACGGCaccggcggggcggcgcaggcggcgtcGTTCGTGCCCCCGGCGACCTCTGTCGGGTTGTCGTCCTCCGGCGCGGCGAGGCCCTCGGCCCTGCGCGTGCCTGCCGAGCCGCCGCCTGCCGTGGCGATCGGCGGCGCGGGGATGCCGATGGCCCTGGGCAACCAGATGAGCTTCTCGACGTCCAACACGGAGGATTACTCCGATGAGGAGGACTCAGACGACGAGGGCACCCAGGaactgggcggcggcgcggacgagcGGGGCAAGAGGAAGAGGGTGTcggagggcggcgccgccgccggcgggagcggcagcggcagcggcagcgggaaGATGATGCGGTTCTTCGAGGGCCTGATGAAGCAGGTGATGGAGCGGCAGGAGGCGATGCAGCAGCGGTTCTTGGAGGCCATCGAGAAGCGCGAGCAGGACCGCATGATCCGGGaggaggcgtggcggcggcaggagatGACGCGGCTCGCGCGCGAGCAGGAGATCCTCGCGCAGGAGCGGGCCATGGCTGCctcccgcgacgccgccgtgctcTCCTTCATCCAGAAGATCACCGGGCAGACCATCCCGATGCCGTCCATCGCTGCGCCCACCATCAacgccatgccgccgccgtcgcatccgaggccaccgccgccccagCCGCACCCCACGCCcatcgcctccgcctcgccagcagccacgccggcgccggcgcagccaCCAGCCTCGCAGCCTCCGCCCGCGCAACAACCACAGCCCTCGCTGCCGCCGCAGAGGTCGCCAATGCCGGCCACGCCGCAAACGCCAGCACCACCGCAGCAGCAAAGCACGGACATTGTCATGACGCCGGCCGAGACGGCGGCGCATGCCGATACCCCCGGTTACGacgggtccggcggcggcgcgacgtcgTCCCGGTGGCCCAAGGCGGAGGTGCACGCGCTGATCCAGCTGCGGAGCAACCTGGACACGCGGTACCAGGAGGCCGGGCCCAAGGGGCCCCTCTGGGAGGAGATCTCCGCCGGCATGCGGCGGCTGGGCTACAACCGGAACGCGAAGCGGTGCAAGGAGAAGTGGGAGAACATCAACAAGTACTTCAAGAAGGTGAAGGAGAGCAACAAGAAGCGGCCCGAGGACTCCAAGACGTGCCCCTACTTCCACCAGCTCGACGCGCTCTACCGCAACAAGGCGGCGCTCagctcctccggcgccggcgccggaccaGCCGCCGTGCACGCCAGCAGCGCACCGTCGACACAGGCGCCGGAGACGGTCAAGGTGACGGCCGCGGCGCCCATCTCAcagactccgccgccgccgacactgCCTTCCCAGTCGTCCCAGCACGCGGCCaagaacggcggcggcagcaacgcCGCTGCTGGCAGCGgcaacggcaacggcggcggcgcgtcggagCACGGCGCCAGCGGAGGCGGCTCCGGGGGCATGCAAGCGCAGGCGAGCAACGGCAGCGTTGCGGCCAGCAGGTTCttcggagatggcggcggcggcggctcggcctcggcggcgaagAAG AGGACATCATGA
- the LOC117838608 gene encoding trihelix transcription factor GTL1 isoform X1, translated as MQQQQHGGGGGGGGGGGGGGPAQQFGAQQVEMPPPFSPAGGAGQRISLAEAPSPISSRPPAPAQQQYDELGVSSAGAGGFDAEGLAAAAAGEEGASGGSAGNRWPRQETLELLKIRSEMDAAFRDATLKGPLWEQVSRKLAEKGYTRSAKKCKEKFENVHKYYKRTKESRAGRNDGKTYRFFTQLEALHGTGGAAQAASFVPPATSVGLSSSGAARPSALRVPAEPPPAVAIGGAGMPMALGNQMSFSTSNTEDYSDEEDSDDEGTQELGGGADERGKRKRVSEGGAAAGGSGSGSGSGKMMRFFEGLMKQVMERQEAMQQRFLEAIEKREQDRMIREEAWRRQEMTRLAREQEILAQERAMAASRDAAVLSFIQKITGQTIPMPSIAAPTINAMPPPSHPRPPPPQPHPTPIASASPAATPAPAQPPASQPPPAQQPQPSLPPQRSPMPATPQTPAPPQQQSTDIVMTPAETAAHADTPGYDGSGGGATSSRWPKAEVHALIQLRSNLDTRYQEAGPKGPLWEEISAGMRRLGYNRNAKRCKEKWENINKYFKKVKESNKKRPEDSKTCPYFHQLDALYRNKAALSSSGAGAGPAAVHASSAPSTQAPETVKVTAAAPISQTPPPPTLPSQSSQHAAKNGGGSNAAAGSGNGNGGGASEHGASGGGSGGMQAQASNGSVAASRFFGDGGGGGSASAAKKPEDIMKEMMEQRPQPQAVVSGYNRIDGADSDNIDEDEDDYDDDDDDEDDVDGNKMQYEIQFQQRQHHHHHHQQPQQQHQNVVRPNAGGGGAGNPPGTTAPSTAAAATTTAGSFLGMVQ; from the exons atgcagcagcagcagcacgggggagggggaggaggaggaggaggcggcggcggtggaggtccGGCGCAACAGTTCGGCGCGCAGCAGGTGGAGATGCCGCCGCCAttctcgccggccggcggcgccgggcagcGGATCTCGCTGGCCGAGGCGCCGTCACCCATCAGCAGCcggccgcctgcgccggcgcAGCAGCAGTACGACGAGCTCGGCGTatccagcgccggcgccgggggctTCGACGCCGAGGGCCtggcggccgctgccgccggcgaggagggcgcCAGCGGCGGCTCCGCGGGCAACCGGTGGCCGCGGCAGGAGACGCTGGAGCTGCTCAAGATCCGGTCGGAGATGGACGCCGCCTTCCGGGACGCCACCCTCAAGGGCCCCCTCTGGGAGCAGGTCTCTAG GAAGCTGGCCGAGAAGGGGTACACCCGGAGCGCCAAGAAGTGCAAGGAGAAGTTCGAGAACGTGCACAAGTACTACAAGCGCACCAAGGAGAGCCGCGCCGGCCGGAACGACGGCAAGACGTACCGCTTCTTCACGCAGCTCGAGGCGCTGCACGGCaccggcggggcggcgcaggcggcgtcGTTCGTGCCCCCGGCGACCTCTGTCGGGTTGTCGTCCTCCGGCGCGGCGAGGCCCTCGGCCCTGCGCGTGCCTGCCGAGCCGCCGCCTGCCGTGGCGATCGGCGGCGCGGGGATGCCGATGGCCCTGGGCAACCAGATGAGCTTCTCGACGTCCAACACGGAGGATTACTCCGATGAGGAGGACTCAGACGACGAGGGCACCCAGGaactgggcggcggcgcggacgagcGGGGCAAGAGGAAGAGGGTGTcggagggcggcgccgccgccggcgggagcggcagcggcagcggcagcgggaaGATGATGCGGTTCTTCGAGGGCCTGATGAAGCAGGTGATGGAGCGGCAGGAGGCGATGCAGCAGCGGTTCTTGGAGGCCATCGAGAAGCGCGAGCAGGACCGCATGATCCGGGaggaggcgtggcggcggcaggagatGACGCGGCTCGCGCGCGAGCAGGAGATCCTCGCGCAGGAGCGGGCCATGGCTGCctcccgcgacgccgccgtgctcTCCTTCATCCAGAAGATCACCGGGCAGACCATCCCGATGCCGTCCATCGCTGCGCCCACCATCAacgccatgccgccgccgtcgcatccgaggccaccgccgccccagCCGCACCCCACGCCcatcgcctccgcctcgccagcagccacgccggcgccggcgcagccaCCAGCCTCGCAGCCTCCGCCCGCGCAACAACCACAGCCCTCGCTGCCGCCGCAGAGGTCGCCAATGCCGGCCACGCCGCAAACGCCAGCACCACCGCAGCAGCAAAGCACGGACATTGTCATGACGCCGGCCGAGACGGCGGCGCATGCCGATACCCCCGGTTACGacgggtccggcggcggcgcgacgtcgTCCCGGTGGCCCAAGGCGGAGGTGCACGCGCTGATCCAGCTGCGGAGCAACCTGGACACGCGGTACCAGGAGGCCGGGCCCAAGGGGCCCCTCTGGGAGGAGATCTCCGCCGGCATGCGGCGGCTGGGCTACAACCGGAACGCGAAGCGGTGCAAGGAGAAGTGGGAGAACATCAACAAGTACTTCAAGAAGGTGAAGGAGAGCAACAAGAAGCGGCCCGAGGACTCCAAGACGTGCCCCTACTTCCACCAGCTCGACGCGCTCTACCGCAACAAGGCGGCGCTCagctcctccggcgccggcgccggaccaGCCGCCGTGCACGCCAGCAGCGCACCGTCGACACAGGCGCCGGAGACGGTCAAGGTGACGGCCGCGGCGCCCATCTCAcagactccgccgccgccgacactgCCTTCCCAGTCGTCCCAGCACGCGGCCaagaacggcggcggcagcaacgcCGCTGCTGGCAGCGgcaacggcaacggcggcggcgcgtcggagCACGGCGCCAGCGGAGGCGGCTCCGGGGGCATGCAAGCGCAGGCGAGCAACGGCAGCGTTGCGGCCAGCAGGTTCttcggagatggcggcggcggcggctcggcctcggcggcgaagAAG CCAGAGGACATCATGAAGGAGATGATGGAGCAGAGGCCGCAGCCGCAGGCGGTGGTCAGCGGCTACAACAGAATCGACGGCGCGGACAGCGACAACATagacgaggatgaggacgactacgacgacgatgacgacgacgaagacgacgtCGACGGCAACAAAATGCAGTACGAGATCCAGTtccagcagcggcagcaccatcaccaccaccaccaacagccgcagcagcagcaccagaaCGTGGTCAGGCcgaacgccggcggcggcggcgccggcaatCCGCCCGGCACCACCGCTCCcagcacggccgcggccgcgacaaCAACAGCCGGATCTTTCTTGGGCATGGTCCAGTGA